A genomic window from Lotus japonicus ecotype B-129 chromosome 1, LjGifu_v1.2 includes:
- the LOC130732402 gene encoding uncharacterized protein LOC130732402: protein MTVGSNSRGGQRSGPTYREGGSASVNGRVVRCKCGVEAKVRISRTNLNPGKPWYGCHLPKNHPQNCNYFLWVRDEEDGITEVTSSREEEIMQLKAILLKNQAMIEELRVKNEAVIEGIMVLNQAMMVKNERVTQELRMLRVSVLGLVLMLVIVFFLLLYSGSVHFLGS, encoded by the exons ATGACAGTGGGCTCTAATTCTCGTGGTGGTCAGAGGTCAGGGCCGACATATCGTGAAGGTGGAAGTGCTTCTGTGAATGGCAGAGTTGTGCGCTGCAAATGTGGCGTCGAAGCAAAAGTGAGGATCTCTAGAACAAATTTGAACCCAGGTAAACCTTGGTATGGTTGTCATCTACCAAAG AATCATCCTCAAAATTGCAATTATTTCCTCTGGGttagagatgaagaagatggaattACAGAAGTAACTAGCTCAAGGGAGGAAGAGATCATGCAACTGAAAGCAATTTTACTGAAAAATCAAGCCATGATTGAAGAATTGAGGGTTAAGAATGAAGCTGTCATTGAAGGTATAATGGTGCTGAATCAAGCCATGATGGTGAAGAATGAGAGGGTCACACAAGAACTGAGGATGTTGAGAGTTTCTGTCTTAGGTTTAGTGTTGATGTTGGTGATAGTGTTCTTTTTGTTGCTTTATTCAGGTTCTGTTCACTTTCTAGGCAGTTAG